From the Thermus brockianus genome, the window GAGAAGCTTTACGAGGGCAAGGCCAAGGTCCTCTACCCGGAAGGGGAGGACACCCTAAGGGTCTATTTCAAGGACGAGGCCACCGCCTTCAACGCGCAAAAGCGGGGGATAATCCCCGGTAAAGGGGTGGTGAACAACAAGGTTTCCGCCGCCCTCTTCCGCCTCCTAGAAGAACGGGGCGTCAAGACCCACTTCGTGGAGGAGCTCTCGGAGCGGGAGATGCGGGTGAAGCGGGTGAGGATCCTCCCCTTGGAGGTGATCCTCCGCTACAAGGCGGCGGGGAGCTTCGCCAAGCGCTACGGGCTAAAGGAGGGCACGCCCCTCAAGGCTCCCTTGGTGGAGTTCTCCCTCAAGAACGACGCCCTGGGGGACCCCTTGATCTGCGAGGACGCCGTCCTCGCCCTAGGGCTCGCCACGCCCGAGGCCCTAGAGGCGGTGAAGGCCACCACCTTGCGGGTGGGGGAGATCCTGAAGGCGTTCTTCGCGGAAAGGGGCCTGGAACTGGTGGACTTCAAGCTGGAGTTCGGGGAAAGGGAGGGGGAAATCCTCCTCGCCGACGAGATCAGCCCCGACACCATGCGCCTTTGGGACATGGCCACGGGGGAGCCCATGGACAAGGACCGCTTCCGCAAGGACCTGGGGGGCGTGGAGGCGGCGTACCAGGAGGTCCTGAGGCGGGTTTTGGGAGGGTAGATGCCAAGGTACCAGGCCACGCTCCTCATAGAGCTCAAAGACGGCATCCTGGACCCGCAGGGCCGGGCGGTGGAGGGGGTCTTAAAGGACCTCGGCCACCCGGTGGAGTCCGTGCGGGTGGGGAAGGTTTTGGAAATCGTCTTCTCGGCGGAAAACCTCCTCCAGGCCGAGGAGAAGGCCAAGCTCCTCGGAAGCCTCCTCGCCAACCCGGTGATGGAGGTCTACGCCCTCGAGGCCCTAAAAGAGCTATGAGGTGGGCCATCGTCCGCTTCCCCGGCTCCAACTGCGACGAGGACGCCCGTTTCGCCCTGGAGAAGGCGGGCATACAGGCGGCCTTCGTCTGGCACACGGAAAGGGACCTCAAGGGCTTTGATGGGGTCTTCCTCCCCGGGGGCTTTAGCTACGGGGACTACCTGAGGGCGGGGGCCCTGGCCGCCAAGAGCCCGGTGATGGAGGCGGTGCGCCGCTTCGCCGCGGAAGGGCGGTACGTGATCGGCGTCTGCAACGGCTTCCAAATCCTCACCGAGGCGGGCATCCTCCCCGGGGCCCTCCTGGCCAACCTCAACCTCCACTTCACCTGCAAGGAGGTGGGGGTGCGGGTGGAAAGGAACGATCTCCCCTTCACCCGCCGCTACGCCCAAGGGCAGGTGCTCCGCCTGCCCATCGCCCACGCCGAGGGGCGCTACTACGCCGACCCCGAGACCCTAAGGAGGCTAGAGGAAGAGGGGCGGGTGGTCTTCCGCTACGCCCCTTTAGCCGGGGAAAGGGACTATAACCCCAACGGGAGCCTGAACGACATCGCCGGCATCGTGAACGAGCGGGGCAACGTCCTCGGCATGATGCCCCATCCCGAGCGGGCCGTGGACCCCATGCTGGGAGGGGAGGACGGGCTTCCCCTCTTCCTGGGGCTTTTAGCGGTTTAGAAGGAGGTTAAGCCATGAAACCCAAGGCCATCACCTTTGACTTCTGGGGCACCCTCTTCACCGAGGGGGAGGCGTTTTTGGAAAAGGTCATGCCCGCCCGGTACGAGATCCTCCTGGACGCCCTTTCCGAGGCGGGGCACCCGGCGGAGGAAAGCGAGGTGCGGGAGGCCTACCGGCAGGCGGCCTTGGCCTTTGAGGAGGCCTGGAAGGCGGGGGAGCACATGTCCGTGTACGACCGGGTGGCCCGCATCTTCGCCCTCCTCGGGGCCCCCCACGACCCCGGGCTCATCGCCCTCACCGCAAGGAGGCTGGAGGAAACCTCCCTCCTCGCCGACCTCAAGCCCCTGCCCGGGGTGGAGGTCCTAAAGGCCCTGGCGGGGAAGTACCCCTTGGCCATCGTTTCCGATACGGGCGTGACCCCGGGCCGCCTCTTAAGGGAGCACCTCCGGCGGCAAGGCCTGGACGTCTTCCAGGCCTATAGCTTCTCCGACGAAACGGGGTTTGTGAAGCCCAAGCCCGAGGCCTTCCAGGTGGCCCTCGAGGCCCTGGGCATCCCCCCCGAGGAGGCCCTCCACGTCGGGGACCTGCCCCACACGGACATCAAGGGAGCCTTCGGCGCCGGCTACCCCTGGGCGGTGCAGTACGTGGGCCTAAGGGAGGTGAACGGGGAGGTGAAGCCCACGGCCAAGGTGAAGGACCACCGCGAGCTCCTCCCCCTCCTGGAGTGATGGAAGCCTTAGCCAAGGAAATCGGCATCCCGGAGGGGGAGTACCGGGAGATGGTTAGGCGGCTTGGGCGGGAGCCCAACCGGGTGGAGCTCCTCCTTTTCAAGGTGATGTGGAGCGAGCACTGCGCCTACAAGAACTCCCGCCCCCTCCTCAAGGAACTGCCCAAGGAAGGGGAGGCGGTCCTGCAGGGCCCCGGGGAAAACGCCGGCGTGGTGCGCCTGGGGGAAGGCTGGGCGGTGGCCTTCAAGATCGAAAGCCACAACCACCCTTCCGCCGTGGAGCCTTTCCAAGGGGCGGCCACCGGGGTGGGGGGAATCCTCCGGGACATCATGAGCATGGGGGCCCGGCCCATCGCCCTCCTGGACTCCCTGCGCTTTGGCCCCCCGGAGGGCCGGAGCCGTTACCTCTTCAAGGGGGTGGTCTCCGGCATCGCCTTCTACGGGAACGCCATCGGGGTCCCCACCGTGGGCGGGGACCTCTACTTCCACGAGGGCTACCGGGAAAACCCCCTGGTGAACGCCATGTGCCTGGGGCTCCTAAGGGAGGAAAACCTCAAGCGAAGCCGGGCCTCCTTGGGCCGGCCCATCTACTACGCCGGGGCCAAGACGGGGCGGGACGGCATCGGGGGTGCGGCCTTCGCCAGCCGGGAGCTTCGGGAGGAGAAGGAGGAGGACCGCCCGGCGGTGCAGGTGGGGGACCCCTTCCTGGGAAAACTCCTTATGGAGGCCACCCTCGAGGCCATAGAGAAGGACCTGGTGGAAGGGGTCCAGGACATGGGGGCGGCGGGCCTCACCTCTAGCCTGGCCGAGCTCGCCCACAAGTCCGGCCTCGGGGTGGAGCTGGACCTGGACCGGGTCCCCACCCGGGAGGCGGGCATGGCCCCCGAGGAGCTCCTCCTTTCCGAAAGCCAGGAGCGCATGGTCCTGGTGCCCAAGGAGGGGAAGGAGGCGGAGCTGGAGGAAGTCTTCCGCAGGTGGGGCCTGGACTGCGTGGCCGTGGCCCGGACCATCCCGGAGAGGGTCTTCCGGGTCCTCTATAGGGGAGAGGTGGTGGCGGAGGTGCCCACGGAGGCCCTGGCGGAAGCCCCCACCTACGTGCGCCTGGCCCAAGAAGACCCCGAGGTGCAACGCCTACGGGAAACCCCCCCTCCCCCCCTCGAGGCGGACCCCAAGGAGGTCCTGGCAAGGCTCCTCGCCTCCCCCAACCTGGCGAGCCGGGGAGCGGTCTACGAGCGCTACGACCACCAGGTGGGCACCCGCACCGCCTTGGTGCCGGGAAAGGGGGACGCCGCCATCCTCTGGATCAAGGGCACGAACCTGGGCATCGCCGCCAAGGTGGACCAGAACCCCCGGTATAGCCGCCTCCACCCCCGCCTTGGGGCCATGCACGCCCTGGCCGAGGCCTGCCGGAACGTCTCCGTGGTGGGGGCGAAGCCCCTCGCCTACACGGACGGCCTCAACCTGGGAAGCCCGGAAACCCCTGAGGGCTATTACGAGCTCAAGGAAACCCTTGAGGGGCTGAAGGAGGCGAGCGCCGCCCTGGGCGTGCCCGTGGTGAGCGGCAACGTTTCCCTCTACAACGAGGCGGGCGGCAAGCGCATCCCCCCCACGGCCATGGTGGGGGTGGTGGGGGTCCTGGACCTCGGGCGCCGGGCGGAGATGGGCTTTAGGCGGCCCGGGGAGGTGGTGGTCCTCCTGGGGGAGGAACGGGGAACCCTTGGGGCGAGCGAGGTCCTCTACCTCCTCACGGGCCTCGAGGTGGGCCACCCCCCTGCCCTGGACCTGGGGCGGGAGAAGGCCGTGCAGGAGGCCATCCGGGAGCTCATCGCCCTGGGCCTCACGGACACCGCCCACGACCTGGCGGAAGGGGGGCTCCTCGTGGCCCTGGCGGAGATGGCCTTCCCCTACGGCCTTGGGGCCACGGTGGAGGTGCGGGAAGAAGGCCTCGAGGCCCTCTTCGGCGAGGCGCCTAGCCGCATCCTCTTCACCGTGGCCAAGGACCGCCTGAAGGAGGCCACGGCCCGCCTGGAGACCCAAGGCCTTCCCTACCGCATCCTGGGGGAGACGGGGGGGAAGACCCTCACGGTCCTCACCCCCAAGGGGGTGCTAGAGTGGGAGGTGGCCGAGCTTAAGGCCATCTGGCAACGCCCCTTGCGGGAGGTCCTGGATGGATAAGCCACAGGAGGAGTGCGGCGTCCTAGGCCTTTGGAGCCAAGCGCCTTTGGACGTGGCGGGGCTTTTGCACCTGGGGCTCCTCGCCCTGCAGCATAGAGGCCAGGAGGCCGCCGGCATCGCCGTCACGGACGGGAAGGAGTTCCTGGTGGAAAAGGACCTGGGCCTCGTCCACCAGGTCTTCACCGAGGAGCGCCTGGGGAGGCTCCGCCTACCCGGGGCCCGGATGGGCCTCGCCCACACCCGCTACTCCACCACGGGGTCCAACCTCCGCTTCAACGCCCAACCCCTCACCGCCCGCACCGCCCACGGGGTCCTGGCCATCGCCCACAACGGCAACTTCGTGAACGCCAAGCCCCTCCGCGACCGCCTCCTCCAGGAGGGGGCTACCTTCCAGAGCACCTCGGACACCGAGGTCATGCTCCTCCTCTTAGCCCGGCTTCCCCACCTCTCCCTCCCCGAGGCGGCCCTCGAGGCCATGCGGCGCTTGGAAGGGGGGTACTCCATCCTCCTCATGGACCGCAAAACCCTCCTCGCCCTACGGGACCCCCACGGGGTGCGGCCCCTCGCCATCGGCAAGGCCCCGTGGGGCTACGCCTTCGCCTCCGAGCCCCCGGCCCTTGCCCTCCTCGGGGCGGAGTACCTGCGGGACGTGCGGCCCGGGGAGGTGGTCTGGGTGGAGGAGGGGGAGCTCCAAAGCCTCCAAGCCCTTCCCCCAAACCCCACCCCATGCGCCTTTGAGTGGATCTACTTCGCCCGGCCCGATAGCCTCCTGGACGGCACCGAGGCTTACGCCGCCCGGGTGAGGATGGGCGAGGAGCTCTTCCGGGAAGCCCCGGCGGAGGCGGACATGGTGGTGCCTGTCCCCGACTCGGGGATTGGCGCCGCCATCGGCTACGCCCGGGCAAGCGGCCTCCCCCTGGAGTACGGCCTCTACAAAAACCCTTACGCCGGGCGCACCTTCATCCAGCCCACCCAGGAGCTGCGCGACCTGAAGACCCGGCTGAAGCTCTCCCCCACCTCGGCGGTGCGGGGCAAACGGGTGGTCCTCATTGACGACTCCATCGTACGGGGGACCACCAGCCGCCACATCGTGGCCCTCCTCAAGGAAGCGGGGGCCAAGGAGGTCCACTTCCGCGTCTCCAGCCCCCCCATCCGCTTCCCCTGCTACTACGGCATAGACACGGCGGCCCGCAAGGAGCTCATCGCCGCCCAGAAGAGCCTGGAGGAGATACGGGCCTACATCGGGGCCGACTCCCTCGCCTTCCTTTCCGAGGAGGGGGTCAAGCGGGCCATCGGGGGGCCCGTCTGCCTCGCCTGCTTTAACGGCCGCTACCCAGCGGGCGTCCCCGAGGAAGGGGAAAAGCTCGCCTTGGAACTCCTCTAGCGCCGCCTCAGGAAGAAGCCCAGGAGGAAGCCCAACACCAAGCCCACCAGCAAAAAGGCAAAGGCGAAGGCCCCCGTGGAGGCCAGGTGCCAGCCGAAAAACCAGTAGCTGCACACGGCGTACCGCTCCACCTGCACCCGCACCAGCTCGGGCAGGTCGCGGCTTGTGGTGAAGTTGATGAGGAGAATGGTGAGGAGCAAAACGGCCAGGGCCAGGAGGACCCCCCACTTCACGATGGTGAAGGCATTCCCTTTCATGGCCTTAGCTTAGCAGGGAGGGAGGGCCTATAATCGCCCTATGGTGGGCACCAGCGTCCGCGACGAGGCCATCTTCCAGCTCATCGCCCTAGAGGAAAAGAGGCAGCGGGAGGGCCTAGAGCTCATCGCCAGCGAGAACTTCGTCTCCAAGCAGGTGCGGGAGGCGGTGGGAAGCGTCCTCACCAACAAGTACGCCGAGGGCTACCCCGGGGCCCGGTACTACGGGGGGTGCGAGGTCATTGACCAGGTGGAGTCCCTGGCCATAGAGCGGGCCAAGGCCCTCTTCGGGGCAGCCTGGGCCAACGTCCAGCCCCACTCCGGCTCCCAGGCCAACATGGCGGTCTACATGGCCTTAATGGAGCCGGGGGATACCCTTTTGGGCATGGACCTGGCGGCCGGGGGGCACCTGACCCACGGGGCCAAGGTCAACTTCTCCGGGAAACTCTACAGGGTGGTTTCCTACGGGGTGCGGCCCGACACCGAGCGCATAGACCTGGACGAGGTGCGCCGCCTGGCCCGGGAACACCGCCCCAAGGTGATCGTGGCCGGGGCCAGCGCCTACCCTCGCCTCTGGGACTTCCAGGCCTTCCGGGAGATCGCCGACGAAGTGGGGGCCTACCTGGTGGTGGACATGGCCCACTTCGCCGGGCTGGTGGCGGCGGGGCTCCACCCCAACCCCGTCCCCTACGCCCACGTGGTGACCAGCACCACCCACAAGACCCTGCGGGGCCCTCGAGGGGGCCTGATCCTCTCCCACGACCCCGAGCTGGGCAAAAAGATTGACAAGCTCATCTTCCCCGGCATCCAGGGGGGGCCCCTGGAGCACGTCATCGCCGGCAAGGCGGTGGCCTTCTTTGAGGCCATGCAGCCCGAGTTCAAGGAGTATAGCCGCCGGGTGGTGGAAAACGCCCAGCGCCTGGCGGCGGAGCTTGCAGCGAGGGGCTACCGCATCGTCACCGGGGGCACGGACAACCACCTCTTCCTGGTGGACCTCCGCCCCAAGGGCCTCACGGGCAAAGAAGCGGAGGAGCGCCTGGACGCCGTGGGCATCACCGTGAACAAGAACGCCATTCCCTTTGACCCCAAGCCCCCCCGCATCACCTCGGGGATCCGCGTGGGCACCCCCGCCATCACCACCCGGGGCTTCACCCCGGAGGAGATGCCCCTAGTGGCGGAGCTCATGGACCGGGCCCTCACGGAAGGCCCCTCCGAGGCCTTGAGGGAGGCGGTGCGGGCCCTGGCCCTCGCCCACCCCATGCCCTGATGCTGGACCTTCTGGTGGTGGTCGCCCACCCCGACGACGAGAGCTTCGGGACCGGGGGGGCGCTCCTTCTGGCCAAGGAGGCGGGGCTTCGGACGGGGATCCTCACCCTCACCCGGGGGGAGGCGGGGAGGACCCTGGGCCTCTGCCCCCCGGAGGCCCTTCCCGAGGTGCGCACGGAAGAGCTCTCCCGGGCGGCGGCAATCCTCCGGGTGGACTTCCTCGAGGTCCTCTCCTTCCCCAACGGCTTGCCCCAGGAGGCGGAAGAAGGAGAGCGGGGCAAGGCCCAGGGGGAAGGCCTCTTGGACCACCCCGAGGCGGAGGATGCCATCCGGAAGCGCCTCCAGGCCCTAAGGCCCCGCTTCGTGGTCACCTTCCCCCCGGACGGCATCAACGGCCACCCCGACCACGTGGCAGCAAGCCGCTACGTCCAAGGGGCGGCCCGGGGCCTCGCCCGGGTGGTCTACATGGTGCGCCCGGAAGGGCCCTACCCCCCAACCCACCGCCTGCGCCTCCCCGAGTGGGCCCTGAGGGAAAAGCTCAGGGCCATCGCCCAGCACAGGACCCAGGCCCTGTCCGTCCTCGCCTTCCTGGAACGCCACCCGGAAAGACTCTGGACGGAAACCTTCCACGTGGTGGGGGAGGCGGGCCTGGTGGAGGGGCCATGGTGGTGAGGCTTCTGGACCACACCGCCGACATCGGCTTTGAGGTAGAGGCGGAAAGCCTCGAGGGCCTCTTCCAGGCCGCCCTCAAGGGGCTCCTTGCGGTGATGTTCCAAAACCCCCCGGATGGGGGAAAGAGGAGGCGGCGCCTCTCCCTTTGGGCGGAGGACCTGGACACCCTCCTGGTGCGCTACCTGAACGAGCTCCTCTACCTCATCCAGACCAAGGGTTTCGTGCCCGGAAGGGCCCAGGTGCGGATCGCCCCGGAAGAAGGGGGGTTCCGCCTCCAGGCAAGCCTCCAAGGGGAGCCCTTCCAGGAGGCCTTCGGCTTCCAGGGCGAGGTGAAAAGCGCCACCTTCCACGGCCTCCAGGTGGCCCAGGAAGGGGGAAGGTGGCGGGCCCGGGTGATCCTAGACGTGTAGGGCGGCCAAGGCCTCCCGCACCCGCGTAAGAAGCCCCGCCCCGACCAGGGCCCGGGCCCGGAGGAGAGCGTTTTTCACCGCCAGGGCGTCCGCCGAGCCGTGGCCGATGAAGACCGCCCCCTCCACCCCGAGAAGGGGCATGGCCCCGTACTGGGAAGGGTCCACCCGCGCCTTCACCCGGCGCAAGGCGCCCCGGGCCAGGAAGGCCCCGAGCCTCGCCCAAGGGCTTGCGGCGAAGGCCTCCTTAATCCAGGTGAAGAGGACCTTGGCCTCCCCTTCCGCCAGCTTCAGGGCCACGTTGCCCGTGAAGCCGTCCGTGACCACCACCTCCGCCGTACCCAAGAAGATGTCCCGCCCCTCCACGTTGCCGAAAAAGCGGGGGCCCAAGGCCTCCCTCAAAAGGGGATAGGTCTCCTGGGTGAGGGCGTTTCCCTTCCCCTCCTCTTCCCCGATGGAAAGGAGGCCCACCCGGGGGCTTGGCACGCCGCTCGCCTCGGCGTAGGCCAGGCCCATGGCGGCGAACTGCACCAGGAAGGGGGGGCGGCAGTCGGCGTTGGCCCCGCCGTCCAGGAGGAAGGTGCGCCCCTTTAGGCTTGGGAACTCCACCAAAAGGGCCGGCCGCTCCACCCCTTTCACCCTTCCCAGGACGAAAAGGGCCGCCGCCATGGTGGCCCCGGTGTGGCCCATGGAGACCACGGCGTCCACCTCCCCCCGCTTGAGGAGCTCCAGGGCCACCCAGATGGAGCTTTCCCGGCGCTTGCGCACCTCGGTGGCGTGCTCCTCCATGCGGATCCAGTCCGGGGCGTGATGGACGGGAAGCCGGCCGCCCAGGCGGGCAAGCTCCTCCCGAAGCCGGTGCTCCTCCCCCACC encodes:
- a CDS encoding archease → MVVRLLDHTADIGFEVEAESLEGLFQAALKGLLAVMFQNPPDGGKRRRRLSLWAEDLDTLLVRYLNELLYLIQTKGFVPGRAQVRIAPEEGGFRLQASLQGEPFQEAFGFQGEVKSATFHGLQVAQEGGRWRARVILDV
- a CDS encoding HAD family hydrolase, producing the protein MKPKAITFDFWGTLFTEGEAFLEKVMPARYEILLDALSEAGHPAEESEVREAYRQAALAFEEAWKAGEHMSVYDRVARIFALLGAPHDPGLIALTARRLEETSLLADLKPLPGVEVLKALAGKYPLAIVSDTGVTPGRLLREHLRRQGLDVFQAYSFSDETGFVKPKPEAFQVALEALGIPPEEALHVGDLPHTDIKGAFGAGYPWAVQYVGLREVNGEVKPTAKVKDHRELLPLLE
- the purS gene encoding phosphoribosylformylglycinamidine synthase subunit PurS, whose amino-acid sequence is MPRYQATLLIELKDGILDPQGRAVEGVLKDLGHPVESVRVGKVLEIVFSAENLLQAEEKAKLLGSLLANPVMEVYALEALKEL
- the purQ gene encoding phosphoribosylformylglycinamidine synthase subunit PurQ — encoded protein: MRWAIVRFPGSNCDEDARFALEKAGIQAAFVWHTERDLKGFDGVFLPGGFSYGDYLRAGALAAKSPVMEAVRRFAAEGRYVIGVCNGFQILTEAGILPGALLANLNLHFTCKEVGVRVERNDLPFTRRYAQGQVLRLPIAHAEGRYYADPETLRRLEEEGRVVFRYAPLAGERDYNPNGSLNDIAGIVNERGNVLGMMPHPERAVDPMLGGEDGLPLFLGLLAV
- the purF gene encoding amidophosphoribosyltransferase, with the translated sequence MDKPQEECGVLGLWSQAPLDVAGLLHLGLLALQHRGQEAAGIAVTDGKEFLVEKDLGLVHQVFTEERLGRLRLPGARMGLAHTRYSTTGSNLRFNAQPLTARTAHGVLAIAHNGNFVNAKPLRDRLLQEGATFQSTSDTEVMLLLLARLPHLSLPEAALEAMRRLEGGYSILLMDRKTLLALRDPHGVRPLAIGKAPWGYAFASEPPALALLGAEYLRDVRPGEVVWVEEGELQSLQALPPNPTPCAFEWIYFARPDSLLDGTEAYAARVRMGEELFREAPAEADMVVPVPDSGIGAAIGYARASGLPLEYGLYKNPYAGRTFIQPTQELRDLKTRLKLSPTSAVRGKRVVLIDDSIVRGTTSRHIVALLKEAGAKEVHFRVSSPPIRFPCYYGIDTAARKELIAAQKSLEEIRAYIGADSLAFLSEEGVKRAIGGPVCLACFNGRYPAGVPEEGEKLALELL
- the purC gene encoding phosphoribosylaminoimidazolesuccinocarboxamide synthase gives rise to the protein MEKLYEGKAKVLYPEGEDTLRVYFKDEATAFNAQKRGIIPGKGVVNNKVSAALFRLLEERGVKTHFVEELSEREMRVKRVRILPLEVILRYKAAGSFAKRYGLKEGTPLKAPLVEFSLKNDALGDPLICEDAVLALGLATPEALEAVKATTLRVGEILKAFFAERGLELVDFKLEFGEREGEILLADEISPDTMRLWDMATGEPMDKDRFRKDLGGVEAAYQEVLRRVLGG
- the plsX gene encoding phosphate acyltransferase PlsX — encoded protein: MRIALDAMGGDRAPGVTVQGALLAAQEGVEVLLVGEEHRLREELARLGGRLPVHHAPDWIRMEEHATEVRKRRESSIWVALELLKRGEVDAVVSMGHTGATMAAALFVLGRVKGVERPALLVEFPSLKGRTFLLDGGANADCRPPFLVQFAAMGLAYAEASGVPSPRVGLLSIGEEEGKGNALTQETYPLLREALGPRFFGNVEGRDIFLGTAEVVVTDGFTGNVALKLAEGEAKVLFTWIKEAFAASPWARLGAFLARGALRRVKARVDPSQYGAMPLLGVEGAVFIGHGSADALAVKNALLRARALVGAGLLTRVREALAALHV
- the glyA gene encoding serine hydroxymethyltransferase — protein: MVGTSVRDEAIFQLIALEEKRQREGLELIASENFVSKQVREAVGSVLTNKYAEGYPGARYYGGCEVIDQVESLAIERAKALFGAAWANVQPHSGSQANMAVYMALMEPGDTLLGMDLAAGGHLTHGAKVNFSGKLYRVVSYGVRPDTERIDLDEVRRLAREHRPKVIVAGASAYPRLWDFQAFREIADEVGAYLVVDMAHFAGLVAAGLHPNPVPYAHVVTSTTHKTLRGPRGGLILSHDPELGKKIDKLIFPGIQGGPLEHVIAGKAVAFFEAMQPEFKEYSRRVVENAQRLAAELAARGYRIVTGGTDNHLFLVDLRPKGLTGKEAEERLDAVGITVNKNAIPFDPKPPRITSGIRVGTPAITTRGFTPEEMPLVAELMDRALTEGPSEALREAVRALALAHPMP
- a CDS encoding LPXTG cell wall anchor domain-containing protein gives rise to the protein MKGNAFTIVKWGVLLALAVLLLTILLINFTTSRDLPELVRVQVERYAVCSYWFFGWHLASTGAFAFAFLLVGLVLGFLLGFFLRRR
- a CDS encoding PIG-L deacetylase family protein, which codes for MDLLVVVAHPDDESFGTGGALLLAKEAGLRTGILTLTRGEAGRTLGLCPPEALPEVRTEELSRAAAILRVDFLEVLSFPNGLPQEAEEGERGKAQGEGLLDHPEAEDAIRKRLQALRPRFVVTFPPDGINGHPDHVAASRYVQGAARGLARVVYMVRPEGPYPPTHRLRLPEWALREKLRAIAQHRTQALSVLAFLERHPERLWTETFHVVGEAGLVEGPWW
- the purL gene encoding phosphoribosylformylglycinamidine synthase subunit PurL: MEALAKEIGIPEGEYREMVRRLGREPNRVELLLFKVMWSEHCAYKNSRPLLKELPKEGEAVLQGPGENAGVVRLGEGWAVAFKIESHNHPSAVEPFQGAATGVGGILRDIMSMGARPIALLDSLRFGPPEGRSRYLFKGVVSGIAFYGNAIGVPTVGGDLYFHEGYRENPLVNAMCLGLLREENLKRSRASLGRPIYYAGAKTGRDGIGGAAFASRELREEKEEDRPAVQVGDPFLGKLLMEATLEAIEKDLVEGVQDMGAAGLTSSLAELAHKSGLGVELDLDRVPTREAGMAPEELLLSESQERMVLVPKEGKEAELEEVFRRWGLDCVAVARTIPERVFRVLYRGEVVAEVPTEALAEAPTYVRLAQEDPEVQRLRETPPPPLEADPKEVLARLLASPNLASRGAVYERYDHQVGTRTALVPGKGDAAILWIKGTNLGIAAKVDQNPRYSRLHPRLGAMHALAEACRNVSVVGAKPLAYTDGLNLGSPETPEGYYELKETLEGLKEASAALGVPVVSGNVSLYNEAGGKRIPPTAMVGVVGVLDLGRRAEMGFRRPGEVVVLLGEERGTLGASEVLYLLTGLEVGHPPALDLGREKAVQEAIRELIALGLTDTAHDLAEGGLLVALAEMAFPYGLGATVEVREEGLEALFGEAPSRILFTVAKDRLKEATARLETQGLPYRILGETGGKTLTVLTPKGVLEWEVAELKAIWQRPLREVLDG